The following are encoded in a window of bacterium SCSIO 12643 genomic DNA:
- a CDS encoding helix-turn-helix transcriptional regulator has protein sequence MSKIGKNIKKIRATKNLSQAAFAEIFGLTRASVGAYEEGRAEPKTDIILQIAKHFSIPIETLLSKELTVNQLSNFKIQTSKTDTPTKPVLFINNWNWSSFIEKQIVTDQFTVYFPNQFINGDIAFEINTHIQSNFNVGDIIICEHNNSINIPGLYLFIAKDQAFISESSRIKKENISFDQAFLVKQKIETISPQTSSNLEDRIAQMEIQMEKLIQKLNK, from the coding sequence ATGTCAAAAATTGGAAAAAACATCAAAAAGATACGCGCCACCAAAAACCTCAGTCAAGCTGCATTCGCTGAAATATTTGGCTTAACCAGAGCCAGTGTTGGTGCTTACGAAGAAGGAAGAGCTGAACCCAAAACAGACATAATTCTTCAAATTGCTAAACATTTTAGCATTCCTATTGAAACTCTGCTATCAAAAGAACTAACGGTTAATCAGTTATCAAATTTTAAAATACAAACTTCAAAAACCGATACTCCAACTAAACCCGTACTGTTTATTAATAACTGGAATTGGAGCTCGTTTATTGAAAAGCAAATTGTGACAGATCAATTTACCGTTTACTTCCCCAATCAATTTATTAATGGAGATATTGCATTTGAAATTAACACGCATATTCAATCAAATTTTAATGTTGGTGACATCATAATATGTGAACATAATAATTCTATAAACATTCCCGGACTTTATTTATTTATAGCAAAAGATCAGGCTTTTATTTCTGAGTCAAGTAGAATCAAAAAAGAAAACATTAGCTTTGATCAGGCTTTCCTGGTCAAACAGAAAATAGAAACCATTTCACCCCAAACCTCCTCAAACCTTGAAGATCGAATAGCTCAAATGGAGATTCAAATGGAAAAACTAATCCAAAAACTCAATAAATGA
- a CDS encoding DUF1449 family protein: MLELFHAAFSAVNFIPTALLVFVVFYWLLVILGAVDISSFDIDVDIDLDSDIDLDADAEVDGGSEASISWINNILAFFNLDKIPLMVFLTFLILPMWVISIMTNYILGNTSFILSLVFLIPNFIVSLLIAKPSTYPFVKIFSILDKETENTQDLLGTVGKVIISASDQKLGQGEVLLSGSNYRINIKTKRGHIKRGQKMLVVNHEKDASFYIVEPYETID; encoded by the coding sequence ATGCTTGAATTATTTCATGCTGCTTTTTCGGCAGTGAATTTTATCCCTACGGCTTTATTGGTATTTGTAGTGTTTTATTGGCTCCTGGTTATATTAGGCGCGGTGGATATTAGCTCATTTGATATCGATGTAGATATTGATTTAGATTCGGACATTGATCTGGATGCGGATGCAGAGGTTGATGGAGGGAGTGAAGCTTCTATTTCCTGGATAAACAACATATTGGCATTTTTTAATTTGGATAAAATCCCTTTAATGGTCTTTTTAACTTTTTTGATTTTACCAATGTGGGTGATTTCTATTATGACCAATTATATTCTGGGAAATACTTCATTCATTTTATCACTTGTATTCTTAATTCCAAACTTTATAGTAAGCTTATTAATTGCTAAACCGTCTACTTATCCCTTTGTTAAGATCTTTAGCATATTAGATAAGGAAACTGAGAATACACAAGATTTATTAGGAACTGTAGGTAAAGTGATCATTAGTGCAAGTGATCAAAAACTAGGACAAGGTGAAGTTTTATTATCCGGATCGAATTACAGAATTAACATAAAAACAAAAAGAGGACATATCAAAAGAGGGCAAAAAATGTTGGTTGTTAACCACGAGAAAGACGCAAGTTTTTACATCGTGGAGCCCTATGAAACAATTGACTAA
- a CDS encoding PspA/IM30 family protein, which yields MNLFNRLFKIGQAEAHSAVDKLEDPIKLTEQGIRDMKEDLDKSLKALAEVKAMAIRARNDHESYIEKSKDYEGKAMLLLKRAQNNELDASEADRLATEALVLKEENIKHAAHALTEKNRFEKSVSQLETNVKTIKSNISKWESELKTLKARVKVSTATKNLNKQLAQIDSTDTVSLLERMKDKVAQEEALAESYGVIANESRSVDEDIEKALDGADQLKASDELAALKAKMGLDK from the coding sequence ATGAATTTATTTAATAGATTATTCAAGATAGGGCAGGCGGAAGCACATTCTGCGGTTGATAAATTAGAAGATCCTATAAAACTTACTGAGCAGGGAATTCGTGATATGAAAGAAGACCTGGATAAGAGTCTTAAAGCTTTGGCAGAAGTAAAAGCCATGGCGATTAGAGCCAGAAATGATCATGAGTCTTATATAGAAAAGTCGAAAGATTATGAAGGTAAAGCGATGTTGCTTTTGAAAAGAGCTCAGAATAATGAGTTAGATGCTAGTGAAGCCGATAGATTGGCTACGGAAGCATTAGTGCTTAAAGAAGAAAATATTAAACATGCAGCTCATGCTTTGACAGAAAAAAATCGATTTGAAAAATCGGTAAGTCAGCTGGAAACAAATGTGAAGACTATAAAGTCTAATATCAGCAAATGGGAGTCTGAGCTGAAAACGCTTAAAGCACGTGTGAAAGTGAGTACAGCAACCAAGAATTTGAACAAGCAATTGGCTCAAATTGATTCTACGGATACTGTTTCTTTATTAGAAAGAATGAAAGATAAAGTGGCGCAGGAAGAAGCGTTGGCAGAATCATACGGTGTAATTGCAAATGAGAGTAGGTCTGTTGATGAAGATATTGAAAAAGCTTTGGATGGTGCAGATCAACTTAAAGCAAGTGATGAACTGGCAGCTCTAAAAGCAAAAATGGGTTTAGATAAGTAA
- a CDS encoding DUF1669 domain-containing protein translates to MNTVIQLIKDSIEDHALTRSEKRILKETIIEKRFDKRELHILRSEIFKIARSQTDLIPTPNLIDWIESVTKLTLVLDDEKIEKSRVYFSPGSECKNAIIHHIQQARSNLKICLFTISDNDISSEIVDAHLRGINVQIITDDQKMYDMGSDIRLFRKRNIPIKVDCHYGHMHHKFCIIDNEHVITGSYNWTKSAEDRNYENIIINTELNIIKAFENEFNELWMELESINK, encoded by the coding sequence ATGAACACTGTAATCCAACTTATTAAAGATTCTATCGAGGATCATGCGCTGACGAGAAGTGAAAAACGAATTTTAAAAGAAACCATTATCGAGAAGCGCTTTGACAAGCGTGAACTTCATATTTTAAGAAGTGAAATTTTTAAAATTGCCAGAAGCCAAACCGACTTGATCCCCACCCCGAATCTAATCGACTGGATAGAATCGGTTACAAAGCTTACATTGGTTTTAGATGATGAAAAAATTGAAAAATCTCGGGTCTATTTTAGTCCGGGTAGTGAATGTAAAAATGCCATTATTCATCATATTCAACAAGCCAGATCCAATCTTAAAATTTGCCTTTTCACCATAAGTGACAATGACATTAGCTCCGAAATTGTTGATGCGCACCTAAGAGGCATTAATGTTCAAATTATAACCGATGACCAAAAAATGTACGATATGGGATCAGATATTCGTTTGTTTCGAAAGCGAAACATCCCCATCAAAGTAGATTGTCATTACGGACACATGCATCACAAATTTTGTATTATTGACAATGAGCATGTTATTACAGGCAGTTACAATTGGACAAAAAGTGCGGAGGACCGAAATTATGAAAACATTATTATCAACACAGAACTCAACATTATCAAAGCCTTTGAAAATGAATTCAATGAACTTTGGATGGAATTAGAATCAATTAATAAATAG
- a CDS encoding DNA repair ATPase yields the protein MLESQEENKKSQVSELEEGTYEIILNRLGKHGVELRQRIDQLNSVRKELFGSVEMKLLTTERITTENKCVPRDMISLGDKFIFGYNVHIGLRTVTKLNDVFSVYQYDNHQFHLQGLSWIGDETFLDDFNQLYKYYKETQFNRFVEIGPFLYMVFLIGKGKNDIKTFKWRIETNKLVYIDNRSDHEVVIPNQHEFSWIRTTRDMYRNGAHPHVSIEDQVFVETIGGDLTIKVEDNTDEGRGVYEEPVEAMDQTLDDAEISYAIVGNLIFLKIKPYKENDYRYILFNKKISEALRVDAIREACVLLPNDHGVIFPRGYYLQNGTYKIFDLDVDQMQYQQTISSSNGEDYLYVFHNNVTGNYVLLTYNVITQEVFSPTICHGYTLFPNGELCYFKGEEEAQNHHAIQIWETPFKNEAFTIPENKDSLISKIGNKEIVTVMAECGEVLHLLKKEDTYDNLYVDLVKKTTDISDSYYWLDKQETFNLKEPLDGIKSSASLAIDEFDKVTRIKKDTKQKQSDFEVKFKELQSRINVSKFERIDDFVEILTQLRVLRGEVISLKDLRYIDLDMVDDFETEIEEKNEFISEKCVSFLLSAESLDFYKNRILEFQENAPKLSKVVEVDEFEEQILKTSRDLEMLIEIVSNLKIEDATETTKIINNISDIYSQFNQIYATIKRKRKELQVVEGEAVFISQLKLISQGMVNYLDISDSVQKCDEYLTKLLIQLEELEGRFSDFDEFLGQLNDKREEIYNAFESRKVYLTDKKNKRISRLQTSADRVLKGVENRLKSLKTVEGINGYLASDLMVDKLRNVVEELLELGDTVKADDILGKLKSLGEEAVRQLKDKTELISAEGSISFGRHSFFVNQQSLDLSIVPRGEDMYYHITGTNFFERIQDKDFLETKPVWNQSIVSENEEVYRSEYLAWQILSQLESEFSDFSQILAWPKDKYEALISDVISKRYDEGYVKGIHDHDALLILKELVKMIQSGGVLKYAPEVRACAIYYWQFVIDSDYKNVILSQIKSVGNIQSAFPDTKVYDALVLELGQQIEAFIEQSNIFNNVHGNDISGYLFAELAHDNKFSISKESYALSEAFHTYLKENKKTKLFSNSITELREASSKYTIAKSWLSAYAENHLEYADEVLSEAAVALIGDDHGKRKLINVDLNSKLEGLQGIHARIKEQDLTINYHDFVRRLRKFETYNIPFYQQFNHLKREYIKGYKEELRLDELKPKVMSSFVRNKLINQVYLPLIGDNLAKQIGTSDDNKRTDLMGMLLLISPPGYGKTTLMEYIASRLGIIFLKINGPSLGHETTSLDPEMAPNSAAREEIKKLNLGLEMGDNVMIYLDDIQHCHPEFLQKFISLSDAQRKIEGVYKGKSKTYDLRGKKVCVVMAGNPYTESGDKFKIPDMLANRADIYNLGDIIGETDEAFESSYIENCLTSNTTLRKLSGKSQKDLYQLMDWASTGERGDLEFESNHSVEDMNDYVSVLKKLIKVRDIVLRVNKEYIKSAAMEDQFRKEPPFKLQGSYRNMNKIAEKIVPIMNDKELDLLILNAYESESQTLTTSSEANLLKFKEMVGWMREEDISRWSEIKTKFQKNQRLRGFGDQNQMAMILSQIERVSEGLIGIKNELSKN from the coding sequence ATGTTAGAATCTCAAGAAGAAAATAAAAAATCTCAAGTATCAGAATTAGAAGAGGGAACGTATGAGATCATTCTTAACAGACTTGGTAAACATGGTGTGGAATTAAGGCAAAGAATAGATCAGCTTAATTCTGTGCGAAAAGAGTTATTCGGTTCAGTAGAGATGAAATTATTGACTACTGAGCGAATTACGACTGAAAACAAATGTGTTCCAAGAGATATGATTTCTCTGGGTGACAAATTCATTTTCGGATATAATGTGCATATTGGTTTAAGAACCGTGACTAAGTTAAATGATGTTTTTAGCGTATATCAATATGATAATCACCAATTTCATTTACAAGGTTTATCCTGGATAGGTGATGAAACGTTTTTAGATGATTTTAACCAGTTGTATAAATACTATAAAGAGACCCAATTTAATAGATTCGTAGAGATAGGTCCATTTCTGTATATGGTTTTCCTAATCGGAAAAGGAAAAAATGATATTAAAACCTTTAAATGGAGAATAGAAACCAATAAGTTGGTTTATATAGATAACCGAAGTGATCATGAGGTTGTTATTCCGAATCAACATGAGTTTTCTTGGATTCGAACGACCAGAGATATGTATCGAAATGGAGCGCATCCACATGTGTCTATTGAGGACCAGGTGTTTGTTGAAACTATTGGTGGTGATTTAACCATTAAAGTTGAAGATAATACAGATGAAGGTAGAGGCGTATATGAAGAACCGGTGGAAGCTATGGATCAAACTCTGGATGATGCCGAAATAAGTTATGCTATAGTGGGTAATTTGATCTTTTTGAAGATCAAACCTTATAAAGAGAATGATTATCGATACATTCTGTTTAACAAAAAAATATCAGAAGCGTTGCGCGTTGATGCCATTAGAGAGGCTTGTGTGCTACTACCCAATGATCATGGTGTGATTTTTCCAAGAGGATATTATTTACAAAATGGTACGTATAAAATATTTGATCTGGATGTAGATCAAATGCAGTATCAACAAACCATTTCATCATCAAATGGGGAGGATTATCTGTATGTCTTTCATAATAATGTTACTGGAAACTATGTTTTGCTTACGTATAATGTGATTACTCAGGAAGTTTTTTCGCCAACGATATGTCACGGTTATACGCTTTTTCCAAATGGAGAGTTGTGTTATTTCAAGGGAGAGGAAGAAGCACAAAATCATCATGCAATTCAAATATGGGAGACACCATTTAAAAATGAAGCCTTTACCATTCCGGAAAACAAAGATTCTTTAATTTCTAAAATTGGAAATAAAGAGATTGTAACGGTTATGGCAGAATGTGGAGAAGTTCTTCATTTGCTAAAAAAAGAAGATACATATGACAATTTATATGTAGATCTGGTGAAGAAAACTACTGATATTTCCGATTCGTATTATTGGTTGGATAAACAGGAAACATTTAACCTGAAAGAGCCATTAGATGGAATCAAATCTTCAGCTTCATTGGCAATAGATGAATTTGATAAGGTTACCCGGATAAAGAAAGATACAAAGCAGAAACAGTCTGACTTTGAAGTAAAGTTCAAAGAACTCCAGTCCAGGATTAATGTCTCAAAGTTTGAAAGAATTGATGATTTTGTTGAGATTTTAACGCAATTAAGGGTTTTAAGAGGTGAGGTTATATCTCTTAAGGACTTAAGATACATTGATCTTGACATGGTCGATGATTTCGAAACTGAGATTGAAGAAAAGAATGAATTTATTTCTGAGAAGTGTGTTTCGTTTTTATTGAGCGCAGAGTCACTGGATTTTTATAAAAACAGGATCTTAGAGTTTCAGGAAAATGCACCTAAGCTCTCCAAGGTTGTAGAAGTGGATGAATTTGAAGAACAAATTCTAAAAACATCACGTGATTTAGAAATGCTCATAGAGATTGTGAGTAATCTAAAGATTGAAGATGCTACTGAAACGACTAAGATCATTAACAATATCTCTGATATCTATTCGCAATTTAATCAGATATATGCGACCATAAAGCGGAAAAGAAAAGAACTTCAGGTAGTTGAAGGAGAGGCTGTATTTATATCGCAATTGAAACTGATTAGTCAGGGGATGGTAAATTATCTGGATATCTCTGACTCGGTACAAAAGTGTGACGAATATCTGACTAAACTGTTGATTCAATTAGAAGAACTGGAAGGTAGATTTAGTGATTTTGATGAGTTTTTAGGTCAGTTAAACGATAAACGAGAGGAAATTTATAATGCTTTCGAATCCAGAAAAGTTTACTTAACTGATAAGAAAAATAAAAGAATTTCCAGACTCCAAACTTCAGCAGATAGGGTGCTGAAAGGCGTAGAAAATCGTTTGAAGTCATTAAAAACCGTTGAAGGAATTAATGGGTATCTGGCCTCTGATTTAATGGTAGATAAACTCAGAAATGTAGTTGAAGAATTATTGGAACTGGGAGATACGGTAAAGGCTGATGATATACTGGGTAAATTAAAGTCATTGGGAGAAGAAGCTGTTAGGCAGTTAAAAGATAAAACAGAACTGATTTCTGCTGAGGGAAGTATCTCATTTGGACGCCATAGTTTTTTTGTGAATCAACAAAGTTTAGATCTTTCTATAGTACCAAGAGGTGAGGATATGTATTATCACATTACAGGTACAAACTTTTTCGAAAGAATTCAGGATAAAGATTTTTTGGAGACCAAACCTGTGTGGAATCAATCCATAGTTTCGGAGAATGAAGAGGTCTATCGAAGTGAGTATTTGGCCTGGCAAATTTTGTCGCAGTTAGAATCTGAATTTTCTGACTTTTCACAAATACTAGCCTGGCCTAAGGATAAATATGAAGCGTTGATATCGGATGTTATATCTAAGCGATATGATGAGGGATATGTAAAAGGTATACATGATCATGATGCTTTGTTAATTCTTAAAGAATTAGTAAAGATGATTCAAAGCGGAGGTGTACTGAAGTATGCTCCGGAGGTTAGAGCCTGTGCAATCTATTACTGGCAATTTGTAATAGATTCGGATTACAAAAATGTGATTTTAAGTCAGATCAAGAGCGTGGGTAATATCCAAAGCGCTTTTCCGGATACAAAAGTGTATGATGCTTTGGTATTGGAATTAGGTCAACAAATTGAAGCGTTTATTGAGCAAAGTAATATTTTTAATAATGTGCACGGCAATGATATCTCCGGGTATTTATTTGCCGAATTGGCACATGATAATAAGTTTTCCATAAGTAAAGAATCTTATGCTTTAAGTGAAGCATTTCATACCTATTTGAAAGAGAATAAGAAGACAAAATTATTCTCGAATTCTATTACCGAGCTTCGGGAAGCATCTTCAAAATATACGATCGCTAAAAGTTGGTTAAGCGCATATGCTGAAAACCATTTGGAGTATGCTGATGAAGTCTTATCCGAAGCAGCCGTTGCTTTAATAGGTGATGATCATGGAAAGCGAAAATTGATCAATGTCGACCTGAATTCTAAGCTAGAAGGACTTCAAGGAATTCATGCAAGAATTAAAGAGCAAGACTTAACCATTAATTATCATGACTTTGTTAGACGTTTAAGAAAGTTTGAAACATATAATATCCCGTTTTATCAACAGTTTAACCATCTGAAGCGTGAATATATTAAAGGTTATAAAGAAGAATTAAGACTTGATGAATTGAAACCTAAGGTGATGAGTTCGTTTGTGAGAAACAAACTCATAAATCAGGTTTATCTGCCATTAATTGGGGATAATCTTGCAAAACAAATTGGTACATCTGATGATAATAAGAGAACTGACTTGATGGGTATGTTGTTGCTGATTTCACCTCCAGGGTATGGTAAGACAACCTTAATGGAGTATATAGCCAGTAGGTTGGGCATTATATTCTTAAAAATAAATGGTCCTTCACTGGGACATGAAACAACGTCTCTTGATCCTGAAATGGCTCCAAATTCTGCTGCGCGTGAGGAAATTAAGAAGCTGAACTTAGGTTTGGAAATGGGAGATAATGTGATGATATATTTGGATGATATCCAACATTGTCATCCGGAGTTTTTACAAAAGTTTATTTCCTTAAGTGATGCGCAAAGAAAAATTGAAGGCGTATATAAAGGAAAGTCAAAAACTTACGATTTAAGAGGGAAGAAGGTATGTGTGGTGATGGCTGGTAATCCATATACCGAGAGTGGTGATAAGTTTAAGATTCCTGATATGCTAGCCAATAGAGCTGATATCTATAACCTGGGAGATATCATTGGAGAAACCGATGAAGCATTTGAATCCAGTTACATTGAAAACTGTTTAACTTCGAATACAACCCTTAGAAAACTATCAGGTAAGAGTCAAAAAGACTTGTATCAATTGATGGATTGGGCCAGCACCGGAGAAAGAGGAGATTTAGAATTTGAGTCTAATCACAGTGTTGAAGACATGAATGATTATGTTTCGGTATTAAAAAAGTTGATCAAGGTAAGAGATATCGTGCTTCGAGTGAATAAGGAATATATTAAGTCCGCAGCAATGGAAGATCAGTTTAGAAAAGAGCCGCCATTTAAACTACAAGGATCTTATAGGAATATGAACAAAATTGCGGAAAAGATTGTTCCAATTATGAACGATAAAGAATTGGATTTGCTGATTTTAAATGCGTACGAAAGTGAATCGCAAACTTTAACCACCAGTTCAGAAGCAAACCTGTTGAAATTTAAGGAGATGGTAGGCTGGATGCGGGAAGAAGATATCTCCCGATGGAGTGAGATTAAGACAAAATTTCAGAAAAATCAGAGGTTAAGAGGCTTTGGTGATCAAAACCAAATGGCCATGATTCTATCCCAGATAGAACGTGTATCAGAAGGGTTGATTGGAATTAAAAATGAACTTTCAAAGAATTGA
- a CDS encoding molecular chaperone Tir, with translation MKDSFEKVKNYLIDLGHSVTLENSNDNILVVEDESIGIKNLVIGCADPILIMEQHLLDVKDTDPVIFKKLLQKNRDIIHGAFVLDESGEKLIFRDTLQISNLDINELEGSINSLTLLLSEYSEELIQISKN, from the coding sequence ATGAAAGACAGCTTCGAGAAAGTTAAAAATTACCTAATTGATCTTGGCCATTCTGTTACCCTAGAAAATTCGAATGATAATATCTTGGTTGTAGAGGATGAGAGTATCGGGATTAAAAATCTTGTAATTGGTTGTGCCGATCCTATTTTGATTATGGAACAACATTTATTGGATGTCAAAGATACTGATCCGGTGATATTCAAAAAATTATTGCAAAAGAATAGAGATATTATTCATGGCGCATTTGTCTTGGATGAATCAGGTGAAAAATTGATATTCAGGGATACTTTGCAAATTTCGAACTTAGATATTAATGAGTTAGAAGGTTCAATAAACTCGTTGACACTACTGTTGTCAGAGTATTCAGAGGAACTAATACAGATTTCAAAAAACTAA
- a CDS encoding flotillin family protein, whose translation MLQNTVFTGIVILVVVVIGLFAMIAKWYRKASQGQALVRTGVGGTKVSFNGIMVIPVLHRLEMMDISLKTILIERHGSDGLVCQDNMRADIKVAFFVRVNKTSDDVIQVAQSVGCVRASDQEMLNNLFDSKFSEALKTVGKKFDFADLYNKRDDFREEILNSLGTDLNGYILDDAAIDYLEQTPLDHMDEKNILDAEGIKKIIEITSKEKIQSNLIEKEKEKTITKQNVEARETILQLEKQLAETEEKQKREVANIKSREEAEIAKVEQEERLKAEKARIITEEEIQIAEQNKDREVIVAAKNKERTKAVETEKVEKDRMLEVTERERIVTLAQIEKEKSIEEEKKNVQEVIRERVSIEKTVVVEEESIKDTKTKAQADREKLVAITKAEELAEADLVQQIKAAEAGKKAAEFRAEKVLIDAKAEQDSSVQKAEAIKTLADAEAAKEAAHGIAEAKVLEAKAEAREKQGEAEASVIEAKAFAEAKGIEAKSFAQAKSDIELGSAEAQVIEAKAVADEKKGMAEASVSKEKYHVEAMGIHEKAEAMKKLDGVGKEHEEFKLELDKAKQVELAQIQIQKDIADAQAEVISNALKTAKIDIVGGETVFFDKIIGAISNGKSVDRAIDNSETLKGLKSHFLDDIEGSSLKEKIQNLIRQFGIDSEDLKNLSVSMLIFKMMQQTNDSKEKGMLEELLKMAKTTGIDNVTPSSLGIS comes from the coding sequence ATGTTACAGAATACTGTATTCACTGGAATTGTTATTCTAGTTGTGGTGGTAATAGGCTTATTTGCCATGATTGCCAAATGGTATAGAAAAGCCTCGCAAGGCCAGGCACTGGTGAGAACCGGAGTTGGAGGAACCAAAGTATCTTTTAATGGTATCATGGTCATTCCTGTATTGCATCGTTTGGAAATGATGGATATTTCGTTGAAAACGATATTGATTGAAAGACATGGTTCGGATGGATTAGTATGTCAGGATAACATGCGTGCGGATATCAAAGTTGCGTTTTTTGTACGTGTAAATAAAACCTCTGATGATGTGATTCAGGTAGCACAGTCAGTTGGTTGTGTGAGGGCTTCAGATCAGGAAATGTTAAACAATCTGTTTGATTCGAAGTTCTCAGAAGCCCTTAAAACAGTAGGTAAGAAGTTTGATTTTGCAGACTTATATAATAAACGTGATGATTTCAGAGAAGAAATTCTGAATAGTTTAGGAACAGATTTAAATGGTTATATCCTGGATGATGCGGCAATTGATTATTTGGAGCAAACGCCTTTAGATCATATGGATGAGAAAAATATTCTGGATGCTGAAGGTATCAAGAAGATTATTGAAATCACTTCAAAAGAAAAAATTCAATCCAATTTGATTGAGAAAGAAAAGGAGAAAACGATCACAAAACAAAACGTAGAAGCAAGAGAAACCATCTTACAGTTAGAAAAACAACTTGCAGAAACGGAGGAAAAGCAGAAAAGAGAAGTTGCGAATATCAAGTCCAGAGAGGAAGCTGAAATAGCTAAAGTGGAGCAGGAAGAAAGGCTGAAGGCGGAAAAGGCTAGAATTATTACCGAAGAAGAAATTCAAATTGCAGAGCAAAATAAAGATCGAGAAGTAATCGTTGCTGCCAAAAACAAAGAACGTACTAAGGCTGTTGAGACAGAGAAAGTAGAAAAAGATAGAATGCTTGAAGTAACAGAAAGAGAACGAATTGTAACTCTTGCTCAAATTGAGAAAGAAAAGTCAATTGAGGAAGAAAAGAAAAACGTTCAGGAGGTTATTCGAGAAAGAGTTTCTATTGAGAAAACCGTAGTTGTTGAAGAGGAGAGTATTAAGGATACGAAAACCAAGGCTCAGGCAGATCGTGAAAAACTGGTTGCAATTACAAAAGCTGAAGAGTTAGCTGAAGCCGATTTAGTGCAACAGATTAAAGCCGCAGAGGCAGGTAAAAAAGCCGCTGAATTTAGAGCTGAAAAAGTTCTTATTGATGCTAAGGCCGAGCAAGATTCTTCTGTTCAAAAAGCAGAAGCAATTAAAACACTAGCTGATGCAGAGGCAGCGAAAGAAGCAGCACATGGAATTGCGGAAGCCAAAGTGTTAGAAGCCAAAGCTGAAGCTAGAGAAAAGCAAGGAGAAGCAGAGGCTTCAGTTATTGAAGCTAAAGCGTTTGCAGAGGCTAAAGGAATTGAGGCGAAATCATTTGCACAAGCTAAATCTGATATTGAATTAGGTTCAGCAGAAGCACAGGTGATTGAAGCGAAAGCTGTTGCTGATGAGAAGAAAGGAATGGCTGAAGCGTCAGTAAGCAAAGAAAAATATCATGTGGAAGCGATGGGAATTCACGAAAAAGCTGAAGCAATGAAGAAACTGGATGGTGTTGGTAAAGAACACGAAGAGTTTAAACTGGAATTGGATAAAGCGAAACAGGTGGAGTTGGCTCAAATTCAAATTCAAAAAGATATAGCTGATGCACAGGCAGAGGTGATTTCCAATGCATTGAAAACTGCTAAGATTGATATTGTGGGTGGTGAAACGGTATTCTTTGATAAGATTATTGGAGCGATTTCAAATGGGAAATCTGTAGATAGGGCTATTGATAACAGTGAAACTTTAAAGGGACTAAAATCTCATTTTTTAGATGATATAGAAGGAAGTTCCTTAAAGGAGAAGATACAAAACCTTATTCGACAGTTTGGTATCGATTCTGAAGATTTAAAGAACCTATCGGTGTCTATGTTGATCTTTAAAATGATGCAACAAACTAATGACTCCAAAGAAAAAGGAATGCTTGAAGAGCTATTAAAAATGGCTAAAACAACAGGTATTGATAATGTGACACCAAGTTCATTGGGAATCTCATAG